A part of Flavobacteriaceae bacterium GSB9 genomic DNA contains:
- a CDS encoding Fe-S cluster domain-containing protein, with product MTVSILNSVLLLASLGVIAAVVLYVVSKKFYVYEDPLITEVDEILPAANCGGCGSPGCKAFAEKLVASEDISDLFCPVGGNDVMKQVSEILGKEVAEQDPTVAVMLCQGGCDVRPKTTEYQGPRSCAISAMVYSGETDCQYGCLGDGDCVTVCDFEAMYIDDSTGLPVIITDKCTSCGACVKACPRDIIEMRPRNKRDLKIFVGCLNEDKAGIAKKACEVACIGCSKCDDICPKDAITMENNLAYIDAELCTLCRKCVAVCPTNSIIETNFPPKKVKVPKKDKVAVAEANVQPKNSKTDA from the coding sequence ATGACCGTTTCAATATTAAATAGTGTTTTGTTATTAGCTTCCTTAGGAGTTATTGCAGCCGTTGTTCTTTACGTAGTTTCCAAGAAGTTTTACGTTTATGAAGACCCCCTAATTACTGAAGTTGACGAAATATTGCCTGCAGCCAATTGTGGTGGGTGTGGGTCGCCTGGTTGTAAGGCCTTTGCTGAAAAACTTGTGGCATCGGAAGATATTTCAGACCTATTCTGCCCTGTTGGGGGTAACGATGTTATGAAGCAGGTTTCTGAAATTTTAGGCAAGGAAGTAGCAGAACAAGACCCTACTGTAGCCGTAATGCTATGCCAAGGAGGTTGTGATGTACGCCCTAAAACCACAGAATACCAAGGCCCAAGATCTTGCGCAATATCTGCCATGGTCTACAGTGGAGAAACCGATTGTCAATACGGTTGTTTAGGTGATGGCGATTGTGTTACTGTTTGCGACTTTGAAGCCATGTATATAGATGATTCCACTGGTTTACCTGTAATTATTACAGATAAATGTACCTCCTGCGGTGCCTGTGTTAAAGCTTGCCCCAGAGATATTATAGAAATGCGCCCCCGTAATAAGCGTGACCTAAAAATTTTTGTTGGTTGCCTAAATGAAGATAAGGCAGGAATAGCTAAAAAAGCATGTGAAGTGGCATGCATTGGATGCTCTAAATGTGATGATATTTGCCCCAAAGACGCTATTACTATGGAAAATAATTTAGCGTATATAGATGCTGAATTGTGTACCTTATGTAGAAAATGTGTTGCAGTCTGTCCAACAAATTCCATCATAGAAACTAATTTTCCACCGAAAAAAGTAAAAGTGCCAAAAAAAGATAAAGTAGCTGTTGCCGAAGCAAATGTACAACCCAAAAACTCAAAAACAGATGCTTAA
- the rsxC gene encoding electron transport complex subunit RsxC gives MLKTFPKGGIHPPENKITSSKGIKKMPVPKVVYVPIAQHIGIPSEIIVNQKDKVEIGQVIAKSGGFVSSNIHSPVAGTVTKLDMIIDTSGYKKQCIVIRTDQKNESNFEEVEYPLKTEIEADAKDILQKINDFGIVGLGGATFPSHVKLHVKEGAKLDHLIINGVECEPYLTADHRLMLEKAKEIVVGIKILLKALNLNKAVIGIENNKKDAIKLFKNLTKNDHTIKVAALQVKYPQGGEKQLIHAILKREVPKNGLPLDVGVIVHNVGTVFSIYQAIQHDKPLIERVVTVTGKKLENASNYWVKIGTPIKDLVEEVGGLPEGTRKIVNGGPMMGKAIKNLDVPVTKGTSGILVISEDEASRGEPKNCIRCSECINVCPMGLEPHLLMNLSEKGMYEKASYEDIMTCIECGSCSYVCPSHRPLLDYIRFGKNIVKKLNTSKN, from the coding sequence ATGCTTAAAACATTTCCAAAAGGCGGTATTCATCCCCCAGAAAACAAGATAACCTCTTCAAAAGGCATTAAAAAAATGCCAGTGCCCAAAGTGGTTTATGTACCCATAGCTCAACATATTGGTATTCCTTCAGAAATAATAGTAAACCAAAAAGATAAAGTTGAAATTGGCCAAGTCATCGCAAAATCTGGTGGGTTTGTATCATCAAACATCCATTCCCCAGTAGCGGGAACCGTCACGAAACTGGATATGATTATTGATACCAGCGGCTATAAAAAACAATGCATTGTCATCAGAACCGACCAAAAAAACGAATCTAATTTTGAGGAGGTTGAATATCCTTTAAAAACCGAAATTGAAGCGGATGCCAAAGATATTCTTCAAAAAATAAACGATTTTGGTATTGTCGGTCTTGGTGGAGCCACATTTCCTTCACATGTAAAATTGCATGTTAAAGAAGGGGCCAAATTAGACCACCTTATTATTAATGGTGTAGAATGTGAGCCTTATTTAACAGCCGACCACCGATTAATGCTCGAAAAAGCCAAAGAAATAGTCGTTGGCATTAAAATATTGCTCAAAGCTTTAAACCTTAACAAAGCTGTTATTGGTATTGAAAACAACAAAAAGGATGCCATCAAGCTCTTTAAAAACCTTACCAAAAACGACCATACCATTAAAGTAGCGGCATTACAAGTAAAATATCCCCAAGGTGGCGAAAAGCAATTAATCCATGCCATTTTAAAAAGAGAAGTTCCAAAAAATGGATTACCTCTTGACGTTGGTGTTATCGTACATAATGTCGGGACTGTTTTTTCCATTTACCAAGCCATTCAACACGACAAACCTTTAATTGAACGTGTCGTAACAGTTACTGGGAAAAAACTAGAAAATGCGTCGAATTATTGGGTGAAAATTGGAACACCTATTAAAGACCTAGTAGAAGAAGTAGGCGGTTTGCCCGAAGGCACAAGAAAAATAGTTAACGGAGGCCCAATGATGGGTAAAGCCATAAAAAACTTGGATGTACCCGTTACCAAAGGAACTTCTGGGATTTTAGTTATTTCGGAAGACGAAGCTAGCCGAGGCGAACCCAAAAACTGTATCCGCTGTAGTGAGTGCATTAATGTTTGCCCAATGGGACTAGAACCTCATTTGCTCATGAATCTTTCTGAAAAAGGCATGTATGAAAAAGCATCATACGAAGATATAATGACCTGTATTGAGTGTGGTTCTTGCAGTTATGTTTGCCCTTCTCACCGTCCATTACTCGATTACATAAGGTTTGGAAAAAATATTGTTAAAAAACTAAACACTTCCAAAAACTAG
- a CDS encoding RnfABCDGE type electron transport complex subunit D has product MSAQPIIVSASPHVHSDRTSKKLMYDVVIALIPAFLVSIYVFGPSALIVTTVAISSCILFEYLIQKYLFKAEVTVGDGSALLTGVLLAFNLPSSLPIWMVIVGGLVAIGIGKLSFGGLGFNIFNPALVGRVFLLVSFPVQMTMWPTAVENNTSLVDAVTGATSLGTIKEGLMAGKTMTEISAKIPSAMDMLFGVTSGSLGEMSALALLLGGIYLIVRKVISWHIPVILLATMAFFTGVFWTVNPEQYANPLIHILSGGAILGAFYMATDLVTSPMTKKGMAVFAIGIGVITVLIRLFGAYPEGISFAILIMNAFVPLINKYFKPRRFGSKIKAKIV; this is encoded by the coding sequence ATGAGCGCTCAACCAATTATAGTATCTGCCTCGCCGCATGTCCACTCCGATAGGACTTCAAAAAAGCTTATGTATGACGTTGTCATCGCATTAATACCTGCATTTTTGGTTTCTATATATGTGTTTGGACCCAGCGCCTTGATTGTAACAACTGTTGCCATTTCGTCATGTATTTTATTCGAATATTTAATTCAAAAATATCTTTTTAAAGCTGAAGTAACTGTGGGTGATGGTTCTGCGTTACTTACAGGTGTTTTGTTGGCATTCAACTTACCTTCAAGCCTCCCTATTTGGATGGTTATTGTTGGTGGTTTGGTGGCCATAGGTATTGGCAAATTATCGTTTGGCGGCCTGGGCTTTAACATTTTTAATCCGGCATTGGTGGGGCGCGTGTTTTTACTCGTTTCATTCCCGGTACAAATGACTATGTGGCCCACAGCCGTTGAAAACAACACCTCTTTAGTTGATGCTGTAACTGGAGCCACCTCTTTGGGCACCATAAAAGAAGGGCTAATGGCAGGCAAAACCATGACTGAAATTAGCGCAAAAATTCCTTCTGCTATGGATATGCTGTTTGGTGTAACAAGTGGTTCTTTAGGAGAAATGTCGGCGTTAGCCTTATTGCTTGGTGGTATATATTTAATTGTTAGAAAAGTTATTTCATGGCATATCCCGGTAATCCTTCTGGCCACTATGGCCTTTTTTACAGGTGTTTTTTGGACAGTTAATCCAGAACAATATGCCAATCCACTTATCCATATTTTATCTGGTGGCGCCATTTTAGGAGCCTTTTATATGGCAACCGATTTGGTTACGAGTCCCATGACAAAAAAAGGCATGGCTGTTTTCGCCATTGGCATTGGCGTAATAACGGTTTTAATTAGACTTTTTGGAGCTTATCCCGAAGGCATTTCGTTTGCCATTTTAATCATGAACGCTTTTGTTCCTTTAATTAACAAATATTTTAAACCACGAAGATTTGGTTCTAAAATAAAAGCTAAAATCGTGTAA
- a CDS encoding RnfABCDGE type electron transport complex subunit G: protein MSKKESTFLNMTVSLLLITLISGFALGFVNDLTIEPKAKAKLEKKINAIKQVLPEFNNNPVKDLKKVKLETATDSIEVYPAYNNEEFVGAAVTGFSEKGFSGLVKIMVGFKPDGSIRNIAVLEQKETPGLGTKMKDESFLQQFRNKNPNTFNIMVKKDGGEVDALTGATISSRAFTEAAHMAYNVFLENKDAFKPSK from the coding sequence ATGAGCAAGAAAGAATCAACATTCTTAAATATGACCGTGTCTCTTTTATTGATCACACTCATATCTGGTTTTGCATTAGGCTTTGTAAATGATTTAACCATTGAACCAAAAGCCAAAGCCAAACTAGAAAAAAAAATAAACGCCATAAAACAAGTGCTGCCCGAGTTCAATAACAACCCTGTTAAAGATCTAAAAAAAGTAAAATTGGAAACTGCAACCGATAGCATAGAAGTTTATCCTGCTTATAATAATGAAGAATTTGTTGGAGCCGCAGTAACTGGTTTTTCTGAAAAAGGGTTTAGTGGACTCGTTAAAATTATGGTTGGATTTAAACCAGATGGTTCCATTAGAAACATTGCGGTTTTGGAGCAGAAAGAAACACCTGGCTTAGGCACAAAAATGAAAGACGAAAGTTTTCTGCAACAATTCAGAAACAAAAACCCTAACACTTTCAACATAATGGTTAAAAAAGATGGTGGAGAAGTGGATGCCTTAACAGGTGCAACCATAAGCTCAAGGGCCTTTACAGAAGCTGCGCATATGGCTTACAACGTATTTTTAGAAAACAAAGATGCCTTCAAGCCGTCTAAATAA
- a CDS encoding electron transport complex subunit E, with the protein MANDINQKQNFLKGIIKENPIFVMLLGMCPTLGVTSSAFNGLGMGVATLFVLLMSNIVVSLVKAQIPSKVRIPAFIIIIASFVTIVEMVLEAFIPFLYEQLGIFIPLIVVNCLILGRAEAFASKNNLISSILDALGMGLGFVLALTVLGAVREILGNGSLFGLSFVPENANTFILFILPPGAFIALAYLTAVFNKLTSKTA; encoded by the coding sequence ATGGCAAACGATATAAATCAAAAACAAAATTTCCTAAAAGGCATCATCAAAGAGAATCCTATTTTCGTGATGCTTTTGGGTATGTGCCCTACTTTGGGTGTAACCTCATCGGCATTTAATGGATTGGGCATGGGCGTTGCCACTTTGTTTGTACTTTTAATGTCAAACATTGTGGTATCATTAGTAAAAGCCCAAATCCCAAGTAAAGTTCGTATCCCTGCTTTTATCATTATTATCGCCTCTTTTGTTACGATAGTTGAAATGGTTTTGGAAGCCTTTATTCCATTTTTATATGAACAACTCGGGATATTTATTCCTTTAATTGTGGTAAACTGTTTGATACTTGGTAGAGCTGAAGCGTTTGCTTCAAAAAACAATTTGATATCTTCTATTCTTGATGCCTTGGGTATGGGGCTTGGTTTTGTTTTGGCTCTTACGGTTTTAGGTGCTGTTCGCGAAATACTTGGCAATGGTAGTTTATTTGGTTTATCCTTTGTTCCAGAAAATGCCAACACGTTTATACTTTTTATTTTACCTCCGGGTGCATTTATTGCCCTAGCTTATTTAACTGCCGTTTTTAACAAACTAACATCTAAAACTGCTTAA
- a CDS encoding RnfABCDGE type electron transport complex subunit A encodes MDYLIILIAAVFVNNIVLSQFLGICPFLGVSNKVSTSIGMSGAVLFVMTIATTVTYLLHEYVLIPSGLNYLRTITFILVIAALVQMVEIILKKVSPALYQALGVFLPLITTNCAVLGVAILALGLEDSNLLKAVFYAISNSLGFGLALIVFASIREELELANIPEDMKGVPINLLVAGLLSLAFLGFTALV; translated from the coding sequence ATGGATTACTTAATTATACTTATAGCAGCCGTTTTCGTAAACAATATTGTTTTGTCTCAGTTTTTGGGCATTTGTCCATTTTTAGGAGTTTCCAATAAGGTTTCAACCTCAATAGGCATGTCTGGAGCTGTTTTATTTGTTATGACCATAGCCACTACTGTAACATATTTACTACATGAATATGTTTTAATTCCAAGTGGTTTAAACTATTTAAGAACCATAACTTTTATTTTGGTGATTGCTGCATTGGTACAAATGGTTGAAATTATTTTGAAAAAAGTAAGTCCGGCATTGTATCAAGCTCTTGGCGTTTTTCTTCCTTTAATTACAACAAACTGTGCGGTTTTGGGCGTTGCCATTTTAGCTTTAGGATTAGAAGATAGCAACTTGTTAAAAGCGGTTTTCTATGCCATATCAAACTCTCTGGGTTTTGGATTGGCTTTAATTGTTTTTGCTAGCATCAGAGAAGAATTAGAGCTTGCCAATATTCCAGAAGACATGAAAGGCGTGCCCATTAATTTATTGGTTGCTGGTCTTTTATCATTGGCCTTTTTAGGATTTACTGCATTGGTATAA
- a CDS encoding 2-oxoacid:ferredoxin oxidoreductase subunit beta, which produces METTAERNYTFKDFASDQEVRWCPGCDDYVVLRSVQKALPEMGVKKEDVVFISGIGCSSRFPYYMDTYGMHGIHGRAPAIATGVKLANPSLCVWVITGDGDSMAIGGNHFIHVLRRNIDLNIILFNNEIYGLTKGQFSPTSLVGQKTKSSPYGNTQPPFYPGELAIGAQARFFARIGGNTPKEMTQIFIEAEKFNGTSLIEVLQNCVIFNNGCYTQFTDKDVRGDKQLFVEHGKPMIFGKDRNKGLVLNNLKLEVVTIGENGISEEDIVVHNALEEDPTMHQMLVRLKYPLVTGIIRSFDDVTLEEREDILTKEVKSRSKFVKTDDLFFSGEIYQVN; this is translated from the coding sequence ATGGAAACAACTGCAGAAAGAAACTATACATTTAAGGATTTTGCTAGCGACCAGGAGGTAAGGTGGTGCCCTGGTTGTGATGATTATGTTGTTTTACGATCGGTGCAAAAAGCACTTCCAGAAATGGGGGTAAAAAAGGAAGATGTTGTTTTTATTTCTGGTATTGGGTGCTCATCACGTTTTCCATATTACATGGATACTTATGGTATGCATGGCATTCATGGTAGAGCCCCTGCCATTGCAACTGGTGTTAAACTGGCAAATCCGAGTTTATGTGTTTGGGTTATTACTGGAGATGGGGATTCTATGGCTATTGGAGGCAATCATTTTATCCATGTTTTACGTCGGAATATAGATTTAAATATCATTTTGTTTAATAATGAAATTTATGGGTTGACCAAAGGACAGTTTTCGCCAACATCACTTGTGGGGCAAAAAACAAAATCGTCACCCTATGGTAATACACAACCACCCTTTTACCCTGGCGAATTGGCCATAGGTGCACAAGCTCGTTTCTTTGCAAGAATAGGGGGTAATACACCAAAGGAAATGACCCAAATTTTTATTGAAGCTGAAAAGTTTAATGGAACCTCTCTAATTGAAGTGTTACAAAATTGTGTGATTTTTAATAATGGATGCTACACACAATTCACAGATAAAGATGTTAGGGGAGATAAGCAGTTGTTTGTTGAGCATGGAAAACCAATGATTTTTGGAAAAGATAGAAATAAAGGTTTGGTGCTAAACAATTTGAAATTGGAAGTGGTAACCATTGGAGAAAATGGCATATCAGAAGAGGATATTGTGGTGCACAATGCCTTAGAAGAAGACCCGACCATGCATCAAATGTTGGTGAGGTTAAAATATCCATTGGTAACTGGAATTATAAGAAGTTTTGACGATGTTACCCTGGAAGAACGAGAAGATATCTTAACAAAAGAGGTAAAATCACGCTCAAAATTTGTAAAAACCGACGACCTATTCTTCTCTGGAGAAATATATCAAGTAAATTAA